One segment of Pasteurella skyensis DNA contains the following:
- a CDS encoding TMEM43 family protein, with amino-acid sequence MAYTETTHTSWGKRLGSSLMGVIFGLALFVAGTGLLYWNEGNFIKTRALIDQTASALVHIENVDKLDSRLEGKLIHATAMAETQSQLQDTQFGVNVKAISLTRYVEYYQWVEHTEKKERDKLGGGKETVTIYTYDKQWVGDPVDSESFKDPDYRGLNSRLAMQVSDHTYYADSVTFGAYRLPTFLVNKMSNDTAIDMQQFNKAGMKVVDNQVYIGNAELPDVGDVRVRFTAVFPSKVSIIAQVNQGSFVPFISPTNQQEFSALAMGVRSADSMIADAHSDNKFWLWGCRIGGIIACIVAWMLLFAPLSALAKVIPPLGSLVGFLSAGIASIIGLLWGVVVIAMSWLRFRPMISGIMLAVAAIVVIWVLYRKKQKLKIVTPPPPPPPIQ; translated from the coding sequence ATGGCATACACAGAAACAACTCACACTTCTTGGGGAAAACGCTTAGGATCTTCGTTGATGGGGGTCATATTTGGTCTTGCTCTTTTTGTGGCAGGTACGGGGTTGTTGTATTGGAATGAGGGCAATTTTATTAAAACACGTGCCCTTATCGATCAAACGGCTTCGGCATTGGTGCATATTGAGAATGTAGATAAATTAGATAGTCGGTTAGAAGGAAAACTGATTCACGCCACTGCAATGGCAGAAACTCAGAGCCAATTGCAAGATACGCAATTTGGCGTGAATGTAAAGGCGATTTCTCTTACTCGTTATGTAGAATACTATCAATGGGTCGAACATACGGAGAAAAAAGAGCGAGATAAATTGGGCGGTGGTAAGGAAACGGTGACGATTTATACTTATGATAAGCAGTGGGTTGGTGATCCTGTTGATTCTGAAAGTTTTAAAGATCCAGATTATCGTGGATTAAATAGTCGTCTTGCAATGCAAGTTTCAGATCATACTTATTATGCTGATTCAGTGACTTTTGGTGCTTATCGATTACCTACATTTTTGGTAAATAAAATGTCTAATGATACCGCTATAGATATGCAGCAATTCAATAAAGCAGGGATGAAAGTCGTTGATAATCAAGTTTATATTGGTAATGCTGAGCTCCCTGATGTGGGAGATGTGCGAGTAAGGTTTACAGCGGTGTTTCCAAGCAAGGTATCGATTATCGCACAGGTAAATCAAGGCAGTTTTGTTCCTTTTATTTCACCAACGAATCAACAAGAATTTAGTGCTTTGGCGATGGGTGTTCGTAGTGCGGATTCAATGATTGCGGATGCCCATAGTGATAATAAATTTTGGTTATGGGGCTGTCGTATTGGTGGTATTATTGCTTGTATTGTTGCGTGGATGTTGTTGTTTGCACCATTATCTGCTTTGGCAAAGGTGATACCGCCATTAGGCAGTTTGGTAGGCTTTTTATCTGCAGGTATTGCGAGTATTATAGGTTTATTATGGGGCGTTGTTGTTATTGCAATGAGTTGGTTACGTTTTCGTCCAATGATTAGTGGTATAATGTTGGCAGTTGCAGCAATTGTTGTGATTTGGGTTTTGTATCGCAAAAAACAAAAACTGAAAATTGTTACACCTCCGCCTCCACCACCACCGATTCAATAG
- a CDS encoding vWA domain-containing protein: MKKLFLSLLLFTAGVAQAADQAMIVFDASGSMWGRVDGREKIAIAKDALKQVVGQWNPKTQLGLMAYGHRQKGNCNDIEVLVPISGFNKQALLKQVKSIQPKGKTPISRSLRQAANTLRYTEDKATVILISDGKETCDLDPCATAKQLKKQGIDFVTHVIGFNVDKATDAQLSCVARATGG; the protein is encoded by the coding sequence ATGAAAAAGCTTTTTTTATCATTATTACTCTTTACCGCAGGTGTTGCACAAGCTGCTGATCAAGCAATGATCGTATTCGATGCTTCGGGCAGTATGTGGGGACGTGTGGACGGTAGAGAAAAAATTGCGATTGCAAAGGATGCACTCAAGCAAGTGGTTGGACAATGGAATCCAAAAACACAGTTAGGGCTAATGGCGTATGGTCATCGACAAAAAGGGAATTGTAACGATATTGAGGTGTTAGTACCTATTAGTGGTTTTAATAAACAAGCGTTATTAAAGCAAGTAAAAAGTATTCAACCAAAGGGTAAAACACCGATTAGCCGTTCATTACGTCAAGCAGCGAATACATTGCGTTATACGGAAGACAAGGCTACGGTTATCTTAATTAGTGATGGTAAGGAAACTTGTGATCTTGATCCTTGTGCTACCGCTAAACAATTAAAAAAACAAGGCATTGATTTTGTGACTCACGTAATTGGTTTTAATGTTGATAAAGCTACTGATGCTCAGCTTTCTTGTGTCGCTAGAGCAACGGGAGGGTAA
- a CDS encoding DUF2799 domain-containing protein has protein sequence MEKYQKRIGQSLFWIVVTGMLCLLQACTPSLSREQCLRGNWQAIGYNDGVQGRYPSRIDAHQAACAETGVIPNFRQWEMGRKQGLVHYCTEVNARRLGEQGYSFNSVCPPHQAAKLQRVYDRAYRQYQRKKQREKDRAQLKTYREELRKLRSGDMLDFKTEAEAREYMLQLQREIFGIVDKIVGKKWVKALYYCALAHFFENE, from the coding sequence ATGGAGAAGTATCAGAAACGAATTGGACAATCTCTGTTTTGGATTGTAGTTACGGGTATGCTTTGTTTATTGCAAGCTTGTACCCCTTCTTTAAGCAGAGAGCAGTGTTTGCGAGGTAATTGGCAAGCGATTGGTTATAATGATGGTGTACAGGGGCGTTATCCGAGTCGTATTGATGCTCATCAAGCAGCTTGTGCTGAAACGGGTGTTATTCCTAATTTTAGACAATGGGAAATGGGAAGAAAACAAGGCTTGGTTCATTATTGTACCGAAGTGAATGCAAGACGTTTAGGTGAGCAAGGATATAGCTTTAATAGTGTTTGTCCTCCACATCAAGCGGCAAAATTACAGCGTGTTTATGATAGGGCTTATCGTCAATATCAACGTAAAAAACAACGTGAAAAGGACAGAGCACAACTTAAAACATATCGAGAGGAATTGAGAAAGTTAAGAAGTGGCGATATGTTAGATTTTAAAACGGAAGCAGAAGCAAGAGAATATATGTTGCAACTGCAAAGAGAAATATTCGGCATAGTAGACAAAATAGTTGGTAAAAAATGGGTTAAAGCTTTATATTACTGTGCTTTAGCCCACTTTTTTGAAAATGAATAA
- a CDS encoding TIGR00266 family protein → MQWYFMINNQQQGPFDSAAAQQMAAKYPKAICWREGLPEWVPVESVDELSNLDKMAPPPPPRGFGGGGKVADEVDYVIYGEDMQFVEVELDPQESAIAEAGAMMYKDSSITMETVFGDGSHNDNVGGFMGKLLGAGKRLVTGESLFTTVFTHQGQGKARVAFGAPFPGTIIPLSLDNYGGRIICQKDSFLAGARGVSIGIHFQKKILTGLFGGEGFIMQKLEGDGLVFIHAGGTLKELELQAGQTLHVDTGCLVALTESVHYDVEQVGGIKSMMFDGEGVFYARLQGPGKVWLQSLPFSRLAGRMLQASSSTSGKGEGSALNFLGGIGDLLDGDND, encoded by the coding sequence ATGCAATGGTATTTTATGATTAATAATCAGCAACAAGGACCTTTTGACAGTGCTGCGGCTCAACAAATGGCAGCAAAATATCCAAAAGCAATATGTTGGCGAGAAGGGTTGCCTGAGTGGGTACCTGTTGAAAGCGTTGATGAGCTGTCTAATTTAGATAAAATGGCACCACCTCCACCACCTAGAGGCTTTGGTGGAGGCGGTAAGGTCGCTGATGAAGTAGATTATGTTATCTACGGTGAAGATATGCAGTTTGTTGAAGTTGAACTTGATCCACAAGAAAGTGCAATTGCTGAAGCAGGGGCAATGATGTATAAAGATTCTAGTATCACGATGGAAACTGTGTTCGGTGATGGTTCACATAATGATAATGTGGGCGGTTTTATGGGTAAATTATTGGGTGCAGGTAAACGTTTGGTAACGGGGGAAAGTTTATTTACCACAGTATTTACTCATCAAGGACAAGGTAAAGCTCGTGTTGCTTTTGGCGCACCTTTCCCAGGTACAATTATTCCGTTATCTTTGGATAATTATGGTGGGCGTATTATTTGTCAAAAAGATAGCTTTTTAGCAGGTGCGAGAGGGGTTTCTATAGGCATTCACTTTCAAAAGAAAATTCTCACTGGATTATTTGGTGGTGAAGGGTTTATTATGCAAAAACTTGAAGGTGATGGTTTGGTCTTTATTCACGCAGGGGGAACGCTAAAAGAACTTGAATTACAGGCAGGACAGACTTTACACGTAGATACAGGATGTTTAGTTGCATTAACAGAAAGTGTTCATTATGATGTCGAGCAAGTGGGCGGTATTAAATCAATGATGTTTGATGGTGAAGGCGTTTTCTATGCTCGTTTACAAGGTCCGGGAAAAGTGTGGTTACAATCATTGCCGTTCTCTCGTCTTGCTGGTCGTATGTTACAGGCATCAAGTAGTACTAGTGGTAAAGGAGAAGGTTCTGCCTTAAACTTTTTAGGTGGTATCGGTGATTTACTTGATGGTGATAATGACTAA
- a CDS encoding lipoate--protein ligase, translated as MFILHDVKVVVAQYSTIWEIRILPFYLPKQDYDQQANFNIIINALKDLGIEATCSGRNDILVDNKKVSGSAFKHKIDRSFHHGTLLVNANMTKLGDYLNPHPLKLAAKGIKSVRSRVANLVEYNPNIDHQVICEAIIKRFCQHHNQYVEAEILDQEQLVTNSYLNKYYEMMANWDWRFGKTPEFTHQMETRFDWGIMDLRLDVKNATINDAIIFSDALDINLIESIKEALLGCSYQMDIIHKQLSLLLQKNSDWEKPIKELVEWLGNEVY; from the coding sequence ATGTTTATCTTGCACGACGTCAAAGTGGTGGTGGCGCAGTATTCCACGATTTGGGAAATACGAATTTTACCTTTTTATCTTCCTAAGCAAGATTACGATCAACAGGCTAATTTTAATATTATTATTAATGCGTTAAAAGATTTAGGTATTGAAGCCACCTGTTCAGGAAGAAATGATATTTTAGTTGATAATAAGAAAGTGTCTGGCAGTGCTTTTAAACATAAAATTGATCGTAGTTTTCATCACGGCACATTACTGGTGAATGCCAATATGACAAAATTAGGTGATTATCTGAACCCTCATCCATTAAAACTTGCTGCAAAAGGGATTAAATCTGTTCGCTCTCGTGTGGCAAATTTGGTTGAATATAACCCTAATATCGATCATCAGGTGATTTGTGAAGCCATTATTAAGCGTTTTTGCCAACACCATAACCAATATGTTGAAGCTGAAATTTTAGATCAAGAACAATTAGTGACGAATAGTTATCTAAATAAATATTATGAAATGATGGCTAATTGGGATTGGCGATTTGGTAAGACCCCTGAATTTACCCATCAAATGGAGACTCGTTTTGACTGGGGAATAATGGATTTACGTTTAGATGTAAAAAATGCCACAATCAATGATGCTATTATTTTTTCTGATGCATTAGATATTAATTTGATTGAGTCAATTAAAGAAGCCTTGTTAGGTTGTAGCTATCAAATGGATATAATTCATAAACAGCTAAGTTTACTGCTTCAAAAAAATAGTGATTGGGAAAAACCTATTAAGGAACTGGTTGAATGGCTGGGCAATGAGGTTTATTAA
- a CDS encoding lipoyl protein ligase domain-containing protein produces the protein MSKKIRILISEVTNPWFNLATEDWIFSELDSDCHTLFLWRNAETVVIERNQNPWVECKTDKMEQDNVYLARRQSGGGAVFHDLGNTNFTFLSS, from the coding sequence ATGAGTAAAAAAATACGTATTCTAATTTCTGAGGTGACTAACCCTTGGTTTAATCTTGCAACTGAAGATTGGATTTTTAGTGAGTTAGATTCAGATTGTCATACTTTATTTTTATGGCGAAATGCTGAAACCGTTGTGATTGAGCGTAATCAAAACCCTTGGGTAGAGTGTAAGACTGATAAAATGGAGCAGGATAATGTTTATCTTGCACGACGTCAAAGTGGTGGTGGCGCAGTATTCCACGATTTGGGAAATACGAATTTTACCTTTTTATCTTCCTAA